The following is a genomic window from bacterium.
GAGCGGCCTTGACGATTATGTCGTGAAGTCGTCCAAGCACTTGGTCCGCCTGGTGGCATCGGTGCGCGCGGCGCTGGAGAGGGCCCGTCAACGAGCGGCCCTCCGGGAGATCGAGGCGCGCTATGTGCGCCTGTTCGAGCACGTGCCCCTTGGGGTCTACCGGAGTACGCCGGACGGCCGCATTCTGGACGTGAACCCTGCGTTCGTACAGCTGATGCGGTGTACGAGCCCGGAGCACGCGCTGGCGCTCAACGCAGCCGATTTCTATGAGGACCCCGAAGACCGCGCACGGTTCAAGACGGTGATCGAGCGCACCGGGGTCGTGCGTAGGTTCGAGGTGCGGGCCCGGCGGTGCGACGGCACGGTCTTCTGGGCGGAGAACAACACGCGGGCCGTTCCCGATGCCGGCGGTCGGGTCCAGCTCTATGAGGGAACCGTCCAGGACGTCACGGAGCGCAAGCAGGCCGAGGAGGCGCTGCAGGAGAGCGAGGCGCGCTACCGGCTGCTGTTTGATTCGAGCCCGCACCCCGCGTGGGTGTTCGACATGGAAACGCTGGGGTTCCTCACGGTCAACGAGGCGGCCGTCCGCCACTACGGATACTCGCGCGAGGAGTTCCTGGGCATGACCATCATGGATATCCGGCCGCCCGAGGATATCCCGGGCCTGTTGGACCGGCTGCGGAAGGCACCCATCGGCGCCGAGTTCCGCGGCACATACAGGCATCGCAAGAAGAACGGTGATATCACCCTGATGGACATCACCGTCAACCGTCTGACCTACATGGGCAGGCCTGCCGAGTTGGTGCTGGCCCACGACGTCTCGGAGCGGGTGCGGTCAGAGGAGGCGCTGCGAGCGCAGACGATGCACCTCCTCCTGCTCCAAGAGATCACCGAAGCCGCCCTGAGTACGCCTGACTACCCGACCCTGATGCAGACGCTGGCAGACCGGCTCATCGGCGTGATTGGCGCGGATGGATGCAACATCAACCAGTGGGATGAAGCGCGACAGGTTCCGGTTCTGGTTGCCGGCACGGGTGGGGGCCGCCGGCCGTTTCCGTGGGTCCAGCCCGAACCGGGCGAGATCACGATGACCGGTTCTTCACTGGCCTTGGGGCGCACGCTTGCCGTCGAGGATGTTCTCGATACCCCGCACATCAGCCACCGCATCGCGACCAAGATGCCCTATAGCTCGGCTCTGGGCGTTCCGCTCATCGCAGGTGAGGAGAAGATTGGTGCCGCGATTATGTACTTCATTGAGCCACGGCGCTTCTCCCCTGACGAGATTGCACGGGCCGAGCAGGCCGTCAACCTGCTCTCGCTGGCCGTGGCCAGGGCGCGGCTTCTCGACCTCACCCAACGCCACGCCGAGGAACTCGCCGGCCAGGCCCAACTTTTCGAACGCCTGCTGAGCACGCGGGACCTGGACCAACGACTGCGGTACATGCTCGATGGGGTGATGGACCTCTTGGGCGCGGATATCGGCGGCATCTACCTGGTGGACGGGGGCGAGCCGATCATGCGCGCCTGGAAAGGTGCTTCTGAGGAGCTACTGGCCTCGATGCGCGCGCTTCCAGTCGGCACCTTTGCCAAGTGGCTCCAGCGCACTCACATAGTCCGCGAGCGGCCCGACGAGCAGGGCCGGATGTTCGAGTTCGCCAAGCACGAGGGCATTCAGGCCTGGGCCAGCATTCCCCTACACCTGCCGGTGCCGCAGGCAGGTGCGGAGGGTGGAGAGTGGCGCGGTGCCATCCTGATCGCCAGCCGTAACCTCAACGCCCTGCCGGAAGATAAGGTAATGGCTGTCGAGCGCATCTCCCAGCAACTGGCCCTGTTCATAGCCCACTCCTGGGTCTACCGTCAGGCCCAGAACCGGATGGCCAGGCTGCAGGCGCTGCACGAGATTAACCTGGCCATTACCTCCAGTATGGACCTGCGGGTTACCCTTGCAGTCCTGCTCTCCGCGGTCACCAGCCATCTGCGCGTTGATGCGGCCGCGGTCCTGCTGCTCGGCCGCCATACGCACACCCTCGAGCATGCAGCTGACCGCGGGTTCCTGACCGATGCCCACCGGCGCGTCCGGCTGGGCCTGGGCGAAGGGCCTGCCGGCCGCGCGGCCCTCGAGCGCCGCACCGTCGTCATTCCCAGGCTGGCTGAGGAGGAAGGCCTTGCGGGGTCACCGCTGGTGGTCGCCGAGCGCTTCGTTGCACAGGTCGCGGTACCGCTGATCGCCAAAGGGCAGGTGAAGGGCGTGCTCGAGCTGTTCCACCGGCAGCCGCTTGACCCCAACCCCGAGTGGCTGTTGTTCCTGGAGGGACTGGCGGCCCAGGCCGCGATCGCGGTGGACAGCGCGGAACTGCTTGAGGATCTGCAGCGTTCCAATGCAGACCTGGCAATGGCCTACGACGCCACCCTGGAAATGAGTGTCCGCAGCCTGGACCTGCGCGACAAAGAGACCGAGGGGCACACGCAGCGCGTCGCCGAGATGACGGTCCGGCTGGCCGCGGCCCTGGGGGTGCCCGAGGCCGATCTGGTGAACGTCCGCCGGGGCGCGCTGCTGCACGACGTAGGCAAGATCGGCGTCCCCGATGCCGTTCTGCATAAGCCCGGTCCGCTGACCGAAGAGGAGTGGGTATTGATGCGCCGGCACCCGGCCCAAGCCCGCGAGATGCTCCTGCCCGTCCCATTTCTTAGGCCGGCCCTTGACATCCCGTACTCCCATCACGAGAAGTGGGACGGCACGGGCTACCCGCAGGGACTGCGGGGCGAGCATATCCCGCTGGCGGCCCGAATCTTCGCCGTGGTGGACGTTTGGGACGCGCTGCGCTCGGACCGGCCCTACCGGAAGGCCTGGGACGATGAGAAGGCGCACGCTTACATCCGCGAGCAGGCGGGGAAGCACTTTGATCCTCGAGTCGTAGAGGCGTTCTTCAAGTTGATCGGTAACTCAATCTGATCCCCATCAAAGGAGCCCGACACCGTGAGCCATGACCTGGAACACCTGCGCCGAGTTGAGTTCCCGCTGACCGCGGAGTGCGCGTTCCTCAACCACGCCGCCTCCTCGCCGCTGCCACAGCGGTCGGCGGACGTGCTCCGCCGGTACGCCGACCGCCAGCAGCACCGCCACCTGCGTTACCGGCCGGGCGCCCAGGAGCACGATCTTAGTCCGCTGCGGCGCGCCCTGGCGGAGACGATCAACTGCGACCCATCCGAGGTCACGTTCGTCCCGTCAACGTCCGACGGTGTGGGCATCGTGGCCAACACGGTGGATTGGCGCCCGGGCGACAACGTGGTATTGCCGGAGTGCGAGTATCCGGGCGTGGTCTACCCCTGGCTGAATCTCGTTCGCCGGGGAGTCGAGGCGCGCATGACGCCGGCACCCAACGGTCAGGTGGACATGGACGGGCTGGTCGAGCGCATTGACGGCCGGACGCGCGTCGTGTCCATCAGCCACGTGGAGTGGACCTCGGGCTACCGCTGCGACGTCGGCCGGCTCGGCCGGCTGTGCCGCCCGCGGGGAATCCTGCTCGTCGTTGACGCGATCCAGAGTCTGAGCGTGACGCCGGTGGACGTGCAGGAGATGGGGGCGGACGTGCTCGTGGCCGGATGCTACAAGTGGCTGCTCGGTATCCCGGGGACCGCCGTCCTGTACGTGCGGCGGGACGCCATGCCCTCCCTTCTCCCGGACCGCGCCGGCCAGGCGGGTGTGAAGACGTCCATGGTCGCCCGGCCCGACCTGGTGTGGAAGGAGGACGCGATGCGCTACCAGGTTGGCAGCGAGAGCGCCGCGGCCCTCCAGGTCCTGGAGAGTTCGCTAGGGCTGCTGCTGGAGTCGGGCGTCGAGCGCACGCACGCGCACATCGCCGCGCTGTTCGACCGGCTCATTCCCGGCCTGCAGCGGCTTGGGATGACGATCACGTCGTCGCTGGCCCCAGGGACGCGCTCCACCATTTTGAGTTTCACTACAGGCGACACCGCCCGGGACGAGGCGCTGCACCGGCGTCTGCTGGAGCATAACGTGATTGTTTCGCTGCGACCGCACGGGATACGAGTGGCGCCGCACCTCTACAACGCGCCCGATGACATCGACGCGCTTCTACGGGCCATCGCCTGAGGGCAGGCGCGAGGGCCGGCTGGTTCAACTCGGCTCGCACCCACCCCCAATCATCTACACTATGGTAGACTAACAGGGGTAAATTATGCCCCTAACTATCGCCACCCCTATGGACTCTTAGGGGCATTACCGAAGGAGCTTGCGAATGAACCCTTCACCATCCAAGGCCCCGGACCATGACGCCCTCTACGAAATCGCCTCATCTCAAGGAGGGTACTTCACCCTGGACCAGGCGAGGGACTGCGGTTTTGATCGGTACCTGGTGCGACATCACGCCCAGACCGGGAAGTTCCGCCGGGTCTGGCGAGGAGTGTACCGCATCGCCCAATTCCCGCCGAGCCCACACGATGAGATCATCGCGGCGCGGATGGCTGTGGGCCCCGAAAAGGCAACGGTCTCTCACGAGACGGCACTTCAGATCTACGACCTATCCGATGTCGTGCCGAGGAAGATCCACCTGACGGTGCCCCGTGGGTCGCGCGCTGGTAGCGCGCGTACTCTTTCGTCCATCCAGATCCACACGACCAGCGCACCGTTCCTGCCCGGTGAGGTTGTCGTGCGAGAGGGCATGCGCGTGACCTCGCCGGCGCGGACGATCGTAGATGCGGCCGTGCAGGGGACGATGGCCGACCAGGTAATCCAGGCCGTCCGCGAGGCATTCAAACGCGGGCTGACCACGAAGCGCGAGCTGGTCGCCGCGGCGAGCGGCCGCGGGGCCCGGATCGCGAGGCTCATCGTTCAGGCGATCCATGAGGCGGAGAGCCGGTGAAGTACGCAACCGCTCAGGGGTTCCGAGCCGCACTGGAGCGCCAACTCGGCAACATGGCGCGGGAGCACGGCATCCCCGGGGATGTCCTGTACAAGCGCGTGGTGTTGGACCGGTTCCTTGCGAGGCTCGTGCGCCTCCCGGGTGATAATTGGCGGCTGAAAGGCGCGCTGGCGCTTCTCTACCGGCTGGGCGGCGGCGGTAGGTTCACGCGGGACCTGGACATCGTGCACCACAGCGGGGAGGAGCAGGCCTTCGACGATCTGCGGGCCGCGGTGGACATGGACCTGGGCGACTATTTCTCGTTCGCGATCGAGCGCGAGGGGGAACTGACGCACCATGAGGTTGGCGAGGCCGGGGGCATGCGCTACCTCGCCGTGGCGTACCTGGCCGGGCGGGAGTTCCAGCGGGTCAAGGTCGACGTGGGCTTCTCGGACCCACTGGGGTGGAAACCCAACCGGCTCCGCGGCCCCAACCTGCTGGCGTTTGCCGAGATGGAGCCGGTGGAGGTGCCGGTAATCCCGCTTGCCCAACATGTCGCGGAGAAGGTCCACGCGATGACCGGGACCTACGGCGATGGCATGCCGAGCAGCCGAGCAAAGGATCTGGTGGACCTTGTGCTGATTTCGCACTTCGAGGCGGTTGAGGCCGCGGCGCTGCACGAGGCGCTGGTGGTGACGTTCACGGCCAGGAAGCAGCACGCGCTGCCGTCGGCGATCCCGACGCCTCCGGCAGACTGGAGACGGCAGTTCGAGAAGGGGGCGAAGGAAGCCGGGCTCGATCCCGACATGGCGCGCGCGCATGCGCTGGTGGCGGCGTGGCTCGACCCGGTCCTGCGCGGAGAGGCCGTTGGAGTCTGGGATCCTGCGCGTCGCGCCTGGGTTCCACCCGGGGCCGCCTGAAACGTCGCGAACCGCCGGCCTCGCACCGCTCTCCGCCGAGCCCTTACCGCTCCCTACGCCTGCCGCAGTATGATGCGCGGATCAGATGCACCGACCGGCCGCGCCGGCGGGGTGGCCGGTGGACTACCAGTGGCGAACGCGAACTCCCGGAGGCAGGCCGCTCAGATTGATTTCCCCGTTGATTTCCCCAGGAGCGGTGCCGAAGGCCCAAGCTTCCTCGATCACCGCGCCTTCGCTCAGAACGCCCTTGCCCAGCTCGCCCGTGTGCTGCACCACCGGGCCGAGCGGCAGCATGTGGCCCTCGCGTCCGTACATCGGCATCTCGCCGAGAGGCACCGTCCTCCGCAGAACGCGCGGGCCCTCGACGCGCCCGCCATTCGTCAGGTCGTACCACCCTCCCTCAGGTAGGTACAACGTGACGTGGCCGCCGGGTCCGAGCACCGGTGCAACCAGCAACGACGGGCCCAGCAGGTACTGATGCTCGAACGCCCAAGCCGCCGGATCGTCGGGAAACGCCAGGGGCATCGCGCGCATCACCGGCATCCCGGTGCGGTGCGCTTCCAGTGCACACGCCTCTAGGTACGGTATCAACCGGTAGCGCCACTCAAGCCACCGGCGCACAATCCGCTCGGCTTCGTCCCCGTAGAACCACGGCTCGCGCTGGCTCGTGCCGTGGAAGCGCGTGTGAGAGGCCATGACCCCGGTCTGAACCCAGCGCACGTATAGCTCCGGGTCGGGCATGGCTCCGGGCCTCTGGTGGTAGAACCCGCCGATGTCGTGGCTGTGGAACGGCGCCCCGCTCAGGCCCCAGCAGAGCCCCCCGCGCACGCTGGCCGCCAGGCCTTCCCAGTCGGCCTGCGGATCGCCTCCCCACTGGATCGGGTATCGCTGGCTGCCGGTCCAGCCCGATCGGCCCCAGACCAGTGCGCCGCCCGGCGCGTGCCGCTGACTTGCCTCGTAGACGCAGCGGTTGAATAGGAGGGGGTAGACGTTGTGCAATTCTCGGCCGCAATCGCCGTTCGCCGCCACGGCGTCCTCGGGGACCTGCTCGCCGAAGTCGGGCTTGATCGCGTCAACTCCCTGCGCGAACAGCGCGCGGTGCGCGTCGCGAAACCAGGCGTACGCCTCGGGTTGCGTGAAGTCCACCATGCCGCTCGGCGGCAGCGGGGTGAGCAGCATCCCAAACGGTCCGGGGTCCCACTCGTAGACGTACGGTTCTCCGGCCGTGTTGCGCAACAGGTAGCCTTTCTCCGCCAGACGCGCGA
Proteins encoded in this region:
- a CDS encoding PAS domain S-box protein, giving the protein MGPETMGVRILLVDDNPDDRVMVERRLRRESPGIQIEQVSGAAGLDRAMDQGGFDLVITDYRLRWTDGIAVSRAVKARMPDCPVIMFTATGGEEVAVEAMKSGLDDYVVKSSKHLVRLVASVRAALERARQRAALREIEARYVRLFEHVPLGVYRSTPDGRILDVNPAFVQLMRCTSPEHALALNAADFYEDPEDRARFKTVIERTGVVRRFEVRARRCDGTVFWAENNTRAVPDAGGRVQLYEGTVQDVTERKQAEEALQESEARYRLLFDSSPHPAWVFDMETLGFLTVNEAAVRHYGYSREEFLGMTIMDIRPPEDIPGLLDRLRKAPIGAEFRGTYRHRKKNGDITLMDITVNRLTYMGRPAELVLAHDVSERVRSEEALRAQTMHLLLLQEITEAALSTPDYPTLMQTLADRLIGVIGADGCNINQWDEARQVPVLVAGTGGGRRPFPWVQPEPGEITMTGSSLALGRTLAVEDVLDTPHISHRIATKMPYSSALGVPLIAGEEKIGAAIMYFIEPRRFSPDEIARAEQAVNLLSLAVARARLLDLTQRHAEELAGQAQLFERLLSTRDLDQRLRYMLDGVMDLLGADIGGIYLVDGGEPIMRAWKGASEELLASMRALPVGTFAKWLQRTHIVRERPDEQGRMFEFAKHEGIQAWASIPLHLPVPQAGAEGGEWRGAILIASRNLNALPEDKVMAVERISQQLALFIAHSWVYRQAQNRMARLQALHEINLAITSSMDLRVTLAVLLSAVTSHLRVDAAAVLLLGRHTHTLEHAADRGFLTDAHRRVRLGLGEGPAGRAALERRTVVIPRLAEEEGLAGSPLVVAERFVAQVAVPLIAKGQVKGVLELFHRQPLDPNPEWLLFLEGLAAQAAIAVDSAELLEDLQRSNADLAMAYDATLEMSVRSLDLRDKETEGHTQRVAEMTVRLAAALGVPEADLVNVRRGALLHDVGKIGVPDAVLHKPGPLTEEEWVLMRRHPAQAREMLLPVPFLRPALDIPYSHHEKWDGTGYPQGLRGEHIPLAARIFAVVDVWDALRSDRPYRKAWDDEKAHAYIREQAGKHFDPRVVEAFFKLIGNSI
- a CDS encoding aminotransferase class V-fold PLP-dependent enzyme, encoding MSHDLEHLRRVEFPLTAECAFLNHAASSPLPQRSADVLRRYADRQQHRHLRYRPGAQEHDLSPLRRALAETINCDPSEVTFVPSTSDGVGIVANTVDWRPGDNVVLPECEYPGVVYPWLNLVRRGVEARMTPAPNGQVDMDGLVERIDGRTRVVSISHVEWTSGYRCDVGRLGRLCRPRGILLVVDAIQSLSVTPVDVQEMGADVLVAGCYKWLLGIPGTAVLYVRRDAMPSLLPDRAGQAGVKTSMVARPDLVWKEDAMRYQVGSESAAALQVLESSLGLLLESGVERTHAHIAALFDRLIPGLQRLGMTITSSLAPGTRSTILSFTTGDTARDEALHRRLLEHNVIVSLRPHGIRVAPHLYNAPDDIDALLRAIA
- a CDS encoding type IV toxin-antitoxin system AbiEi family antitoxin domain-containing protein, whose protein sequence is MNPSPSKAPDHDALYEIASSQGGYFTLDQARDCGFDRYLVRHHAQTGKFRRVWRGVYRIAQFPPSPHDEIIAARMAVGPEKATVSHETALQIYDLSDVVPRKIHLTVPRGSRAGSARTLSSIQIHTTSAPFLPGEVVVREGMRVTSPARTIVDAAVQGTMADQVIQAVREAFKRGLTTKRELVAAASGRGARIARLIVQAIHEAESR
- a CDS encoding nucleotidyl transferase AbiEii/AbiGii toxin family protein; translated protein: MKYATAQGFRAALERQLGNMAREHGIPGDVLYKRVVLDRFLARLVRLPGDNWRLKGALALLYRLGGGGRFTRDLDIVHHSGEEQAFDDLRAAVDMDLGDYFSFAIEREGELTHHEVGEAGGMRYLAVAYLAGREFQRVKVDVGFSDPLGWKPNRLRGPNLLAFAEMEPVEVPVIPLAQHVAEKVHAMTGTYGDGMPSSRAKDLVDLVLISHFEAVEAAALHEALVVTFTARKQHALPSAIPTPPADWRRQFEKGAKEAGLDPDMARAHALVAAWLDPVLRGEAVGVWDPARRAWVPPGAA
- a CDS encoding glycoside hydrolase family 31 protein, whose translation is MRLDLTALRRLDNLWLQTTTASGARFATDTGTLQAEVYAPGILRLRLCTDTAEAGPDYGLLAAGPEPPPQVRLSQDAGVHRLEAGDLSLELCANPVRLRLARRGIALLESTGDAHIRGGLRLPAVAIEGEAVGRQGWFLALGLHSGEPVYGLGEKFGPLNHRGQLITSWNEDALGVNSELSYKNVPFAWSPQGWGLLVHTTARVVHGVGYPPWSQRSYVLRVDDPVLDLFLFAADSPAALLERFTHLTGRAPLPPRWSYGVWMSRCYYRTADEALEAARTMRERRIPCDVLVLDGRAWLKVETRFGFEWDAERYPDPEAFIRKLKALNFRLCLWEYPYISVHSPLFARLAEKGYLLRNTAGEPYVYEWDPGPFGMLLTPLPPSGMVDFTQPEAYAWFRDAHRALFAQGVDAIKPDFGEQVPEDAVAANGDCGRELHNVYPLLFNRCVYEASQRHAPGGALVWGRSGWTGSQRYPIQWGGDPQADWEGLAASVRGGLCWGLSGAPFHSHDIGGFYHQRPGAMPDPELYVRWVQTGVMASHTRFHGTSQREPWFYGDEAERIVRRWLEWRYRLIPYLEACALEAHRTGMPVMRAMPLAFPDDPAAWAFEHQYLLGPSLLVAPVLGPGGHVTLYLPEGGWYDLTNGGRVEGPRVLRRTVPLGEMPMYGREGHMLPLGPVVQHTGELGKGVLSEGAVIEEAWAFGTAPGEINGEINLSGLPPGVRVRHW